Proteins co-encoded in one Malus domestica chromosome 09, GDT2T_hap1 genomic window:
- the LOC103444420 gene encoding uncharacterized protein At1g03900-like: protein MEKEPAVPTEQEETEAEALELVLFQVPECYVYLIPPRKSAASYRADEWDVNKWVWDGILKVISKGEECIIRLEDKKTNELYARAFLRNGEPHPVEPVIDSSRYFVLRVEENIDGRLRHAFIGIGFRERTEAYDFQAALHDHMKYLDKKKTAEEMEQKFQQTSLVDYSLKEGETIVLQLKNKTAEIVKSKVSENNSPEKKANQKEPLICIKPPPPPPAPLSPSATVDKSSSNLPPNLNLEGTSKHEASESTEHESKETSSSGNQGTQDIPDDDFGDFQAAG, encoded by the exons ATGGAGAAGGAACCGGCGGTACCGACTGAGCAAGAAGAGACGGAAGCTGAAGCTCTGGAGCTTGTTCTTTTTCAAGTGCCTGAATGTTACGTATACTTG ATACCGCCGAGGAAAAGTGCTGCTTCATACAG GGCAGATGAATGGGATGTAAACAAATGGGTATGGGACGGGATATTGAAAGTAATCAGCAAAGGAGAAGAGTGCATTATCAGACTTGAAGATAAGAAAACGA ATGAACTATATGCTCGGGCATTTTTGAGAAATGGAGAGCCTCATCCAGTGGAACCTGTAATTGATAGCAGCAG ATACTTCGTTCTACGTGTAGAGGAGAACATTG ATGGTCGGCTTCGGCATGCTTTCATTGGCATTGGATTTCGAGAAAGAACAGAAGCTTATGATTTCCAAGCCGCCTTGCATGATCACATGAA ATATCTGGACAAAAAGAAAACTGCAGAAGAGATGGAACAAAAATTTCAGCAAACTTCCTTAGTTGATTACAGCTTAAAAGAGGGGGAGACTATTGTACTACAATTAAAGAAC AAAACTGCCGAAATCGTGAAGTCCAAGGTTTCTGAGAACAACTCACCAGAGAAAAAGGCTAACCAAAAAGAACCCTTGATTTGTATCAAaccaccacctcctcctccgGCACCACTTTCGCCTTCTGCTACTGTTGACAAGTCTTCCTCAAACTTGCCTCCAAATCTCAATCTTGAGGGAACTTCTAAGCATGAGGCCTCGGAATCAACGGAACATGAGTCGAAAGAAACAAGCTCTTCTGGGAATCAAGGCACTCAAGATATACCAGATGACGACTTTGGGGATTTTCAGGCAGCTGGTTAA